In one Candidatus Omnitrophota bacterium genomic region, the following are encoded:
- a CDS encoding alpha/beta hydrolase has protein sequence MHKKLSAVLFIALASSTLFFTPLYAHKGINYRLPTLDSILPPAFSIIDTETVDISGHILTESKILSLRIDGKPVKFSGSKFMISSLPLSVGKNVFIFEIFDSTGKRKFYSYTLYRKEELEEEAGPLPEATGSHETETKKVLSIDTNIAPEGFTPALIASKSSPVTPVSTPSTSGYRIKNDDPQVISVVQQITGGVTGGAGSTNNSNPRTDPVQMPVLDNKEEPMLSFSSPYKDQIITENALQIGGRFNEFAHVKSITIGGRECTISPASFTFTGPTLLSPGEARRRNIVADSPEYIIMKVDPVTHSGKNILTAQVTDDAGHVKEEKITFYYYQLFVKMQSTGENYVFPPIYVDYIENGRHRRKNINYFGQEKQIKLEINYNQMFNRDLFSESPFANWSDIKSNMRTYFPYGPPFSSGWIMLSSVDSMGFCYYVPSYGLPSCTVSNYPWLSNPFDSCSDINWEYKESPGRLWGMTVTTLHSPPVKDNPFIVIFKNCDFIETFGPFLYYEQPLDPSKYKINGKYPLNPLFDPADRTYNLNRSAYIIMENPNPDTDIDITMEAPSYGDGFGYSPGYCNKFFSCYNMQTLSGDILVDSNNDGFLGGDDNAVEQVAPGCVNWVNNDDDYDESNIHSDDACAVNSNGNDGYDGNINGIRDLEDFMPINLTIPNIKEWTTNQNVKFYLKAEGSGRIKIFERVKDIKKIGSFTYLKDINSSIAQFTKPIIINLASGDKKELESKYFDDNGNFRAIFEGIEQGVLELSLIVELGENKTEAILDEAYVTLKSIRDMYRFVDVRGAPSDGSDGKLRYRTINVENKNMFIQDPSKVFMFIHGAWTPKSDAVTWSNTVYKRLYRSGYRGGFIGFSWDTAEGIYDPIPLIGSNNFKTVFDNQWVNSFQTGQVLADVIENTKNEFKNAKINLVAHSLGGNLTSYALKLLAIQDKRKIVNNVFLVQVAVSGNTYATRQENDYYKDMYVSAAANNITGKVYNLYYSKDKLIRNFSDNLIGVWWSGLIGNLDYGLPVPLDNNYEVLPSNRMYGFCDVGLYRHEKSMSGGLGNQNLESKLSNFMSRSYFRGNIRPFGIRDHLSFGTECYYDVQEYFGGFLNPKNLEKWGY, from the coding sequence ATGCACAAGAAATTATCCGCGGTTTTATTTATCGCGTTAGCGTCATCGACGCTATTTTTTACGCCTTTGTATGCCCACAAGGGCATTAATTATCGCTTACCAACGTTGGATTCGATACTTCCGCCAGCTTTCTCTATAATAGATACCGAAACGGTGGATATCAGCGGCCATATACTGACCGAATCGAAGATCTTATCCTTACGGATAGACGGCAAGCCGGTCAAATTTAGCGGATCCAAGTTCATGATATCTAGTTTGCCGTTATCGGTAGGAAAAAATGTCTTCATATTTGAGATCTTTGATTCGACAGGCAAAAGGAAGTTCTATTCTTACACGCTATATCGTAAAGAGGAATTAGAGGAAGAGGCCGGACCGCTTCCCGAAGCGACGGGATCGCATGAGACAGAAACTAAAAAAGTTTTGTCAATAGATACTAACATCGCGCCAGAGGGTTTTACGCCGGCGCTTATCGCATCTAAGAGTTCGCCTGTTACGCCTGTCTCAACGCCGTCAACTTCGGGTTATAGGATCAAGAACGATGATCCTCAAGTCATTTCCGTTGTCCAACAGATAACAGGCGGCGTTACCGGCGGAGCCGGTAGTACCAATAACTCAAATCCTCGAACTGATCCTGTCCAAATGCCGGTTCTTGATAATAAAGAAGAGCCGATGCTGTCTTTTTCCTCTCCTTATAAAGACCAAATTATAACCGAAAATGCCCTTCAGATAGGCGGCAGGTTTAATGAGTTCGCCCATGTAAAAAGCATAACTATAGGCGGCCGGGAGTGCACGATAAGCCCAGCCAGTTTTACTTTTACGGGTCCGACGCTTCTTTCCCCGGGAGAGGCGCGCCGCAGGAATATTGTAGCCGATTCTCCCGAGTATATCATTATGAAGGTCGATCCGGTAACGCACTCCGGCAAAAACATCCTTACGGCGCAGGTAACCGATGACGCAGGGCATGTTAAAGAAGAGAAGATAACATTTTATTATTATCAGTTGTTTGTGAAGATGCAGTCGACGGGTGAAAATTATGTGTTTCCGCCAATTTATGTTGATTATATTGAGAATGGGAGGCATCGCAGGAAGAATATCAATTACTTTGGCCAGGAAAAACAGATAAAGCTTGAGATCAATTATAACCAGATGTTCAATCGCGATCTCTTCTCCGAGTCTCCTTTCGCGAATTGGTCGGATATAAAGTCTAACATGCGGACGTATTTCCCTTATGGACCGCCTTTTAGCTCTGGCTGGATAATGCTAAGCTCGGTAGATTCTATGGGTTTTTGTTATTACGTTCCCTCGTACGGCCTTCCGTCTTGTACCGTCTCAAATTATCCCTGGCTTAGCAATCCTTTCGATAGTTGTTCCGATATTAATTGGGAATATAAAGAGAGTCCCGGAAGGTTATGGGGCATGACGGTCACGACCCTTCATTCCCCGCCGGTAAAAGATAATCCTTTTATAGTCATATTCAAGAACTGTGATTTTATTGAGACATTCGGCCCCTTTCTATATTATGAACAACCCTTAGATCCTTCAAAATACAAAATAAACGGCAAATACCCGCTAAATCCCCTCTTTGACCCGGCAGACAGGACATACAATTTAAATAGATCGGCCTATATTATTATGGAGAATCCTAATCCTGACACAGATATCGATATAACTATGGAGGCGCCCTCATACGGCGACGGGTTTGGCTATAGCCCAGGCTACTGCAATAAGTTTTTTTCTTGTTATAATATGCAAACTCTGAGCGGCGACATCCTCGTTGACTCCAATAACGACGGTTTTCTGGGCGGCGATGACAATGCCGTCGAACAGGTCGCGCCGGGGTGCGTAAATTGGGTCAATAATGACGACGATTATGATGAGTCAAATATACATTCGGATGATGCCTGCGCGGTAAACAGCAACGGGAACGATGGCTATGACGGGAATATAAACGGTATAAGAGACCTTGAGGATTTTATGCCGATAAATCTAACAATACCCAACATTAAGGAATGGACCACCAACCAAAATGTAAAGTTCTATCTAAAGGCGGAAGGCTCGGGCAGGATTAAGATATTTGAAAGGGTAAAGGATATTAAGAAAATTGGCTCATTCACATATCTAAAGGATATCAACAGCTCCATCGCCCAATTCACCAAACCAATCATAATAAATCTGGCTTCAGGTGACAAGAAAGAACTCGAGTCAAAATATTTCGATGATAATGGCAACTTCCGTGCCATCTTCGAAGGCATCGAGCAAGGGGTGCTTGAGTTATCTCTGATAGTCGAGCTAGGCGAAAATAAGACAGAAGCGATATTGGACGAAGCTTATGTAACTTTAAAAAGCATAAGGGATATGTATAGATTTGTGGATGTCAGGGGCGCTCCTTCCGACGGGAGTGATGGCAAGCTTAGATATAGGACAATTAATGTTGAAAATAAAAATATGTTTATACAAGATCCGAGCAAAGTATTTATGTTTATCCATGGCGCCTGGACCCCAAAGAGTGATGCTGTGACATGGAGCAATACCGTATATAAACGTTTATATAGGAGCGGCTATAGAGGCGGTTTTATTGGGTTCTCGTGGGATACTGCAGAGGGGATATACGATCCGATACCGCTTATTGGAAGTAACAATTTCAAGACGGTTTTCGACAACCAATGGGTAAACTCTTTCCAGACTGGTCAGGTTTTGGCTGATGTAATAGAAAATACCAAAAATGAATTTAAAAATGCTAAAATAAACCTGGTTGCACATTCATTAGGAGGCAATCTTACTTCATATGCTTTGAAATTACTTGCAATTCAGGACAAGAGAAAGATCGTAAATAACGTATTCTTAGTTCAGGTAGCCGTTTCTGGTAACACTTACGCCACTAGACAGGAGAATGACTATTATAAAGATATGTATGTATCAGCTGCGGCAAATAATATTACTGGAAAAGTGTATAATTTGTATTATAGCAAAGACAAATTAATACGCAATTTTTCCGATAACCTAATCGGAGTTTGGTGGTCGGGTTTAATAGGTAACCTGGACTATGGATTGCCGGTTCCGCTGGACAATAATTATGAGGTCCTCCCTTCAAATCGAATGTATGGTTTTTGTGATGTAGGTCTTTATAGACATGAAAAGAGTATGTCGGGAGGATTGGGAAATCAGAATTTAGAGTCAAAATTGTCGAATTTTATGAGTCGTTCATATTTTAGGGGAAATATTCGGCCATTCGGGATTCGAGATCATTTAAGTTTTGGAACGGAGTGTTATTATGATGTTCAAGAATATTTTGGAGGATTTTTAAATCCAAAAAACTTAGAAAAATGGGGGTACTGA
- the hydE gene encoding [FeFe] hydrogenase H-cluster radical SAM maturase HydE, translating into MYDLREIERLLSLEDEKALVELYERADKVRHEYAGDAILLRGLVEFSNFCGKHCYYCGLNATNRSLERYRLTKEEILESVKQIAAANIKTVVLQSGENPMLKPEWLAGLIKDIKLRYEIAVTLSVGERPREDYKLWKDAGADRYLLKIETSDKKLYDSLHYGMDFENRLRCLRDLKGLGYETGSGIMVGLPGQTLRSIAADILFFKEWDFDMIGIGPFIPHGKTPLADNTAGDVNLVLKTLALTRIVTKRANLPATTALGSLGKDFRVEGLMAGANVLMPNFTPAPYKKLYEIYPNKRCISESTGSCAPCMESLAASIGRTIA; encoded by the coding sequence ATGTATGATCTGAGAGAGATCGAACGCCTGCTTTCGCTCGAGGATGAGAAGGCGCTCGTCGAGCTTTATGAACGTGCCGATAAAGTCCGCCATGAATACGCCGGCGACGCGATCCTCCTGCGCGGGCTTGTCGAGTTCTCAAATTTTTGCGGAAAACATTGTTACTATTGCGGGCTCAACGCGACGAACAGGTCTCTCGAGAGATACCGCCTGACAAAAGAGGAGATACTCGAGAGCGTCAAGCAGATCGCCGCCGCAAATATCAAAACCGTCGTCCTGCAGTCGGGCGAGAATCCCATGCTGAAGCCCGAGTGGCTTGCCGGCCTCATTAAAGATATAAAATTAAGATATGAGATCGCGGTGACCCTGTCCGTAGGCGAGAGGCCGCGCGAAGACTATAAATTATGGAAGGACGCCGGCGCGGACAGGTATCTCCTTAAGATCGAAACTTCTGACAAAAAACTCTACGACTCGCTCCACTACGGAATGGATTTCGAGAACCGCCTGCGCTGCCTGCGCGACCTGAAAGGCCTTGGTTACGAGACCGGCTCGGGTATAATGGTCGGCCTCCCCGGCCAGACTTTACGCTCCATCGCCGCCGACATTTTGTTTTTCAAAGAATGGGATTTTGATATGATAGGCATCGGGCCGTTCATCCCGCACGGCAAGACGCCCCTGGCGGATAACACCGCCGGCGATGTAAACCTCGTCCTTAAAACGCTGGCGCTCACCCGTATCGTCACGAAAAGGGCAAACCTCCCGGCGACCACCGCCCTCGGCAGTTTAGGCAAGGATTTCAGGGTAGAGGGGCTGATGGCGGGCGCCAACGTCCTTATGCCCAACTTCACGCCCGCGCCTTACAAGAAATTATACGAGATCTATCCCAACAAAAGATGCATCAGCGAATCTACCGGTTCCTGCGCCCCGTGCATGGAGTCCCTCGCCGCCTCGATAGGCCGCACCATCGCCTGA
- the hydG gene encoding [FeFe] hydrogenase H-cluster radical SAM maturase HydG: protein MKYIDENKIQDLLNSAGKAGGDKIDAILDKSRSLKRLALEETAALLAVEDPRLVKKIFEAAAYVKNAIYGNRVVLFAPLYISNFCANKCVYCAFQSGNSELKRKYLDAAEIREQVEWLLKRGHKRILVVAGESGVPGKSAIEYYTEAVEAAYSARVGPHYIKRVNINCAPLSVEDFKKLKAASIGTFQLFQETYHDETYRKCHLKGPKSDPDNRLDAIDRAFAAGIDDVGIGPLYGLYDYRFETLAMMMHIEHLEKKFNVGPHTISVPRIEPAVGSEFSLHPPYQVSDDDFKKLVAVIRLSVPYTGMILTTRETAQMRDEVISLGISQISAESKTSPGGYSDSEKWDGQFTTSDKRSLEELVGMLIGKNYIPSFCAACYRRERTGEKFMGLAKPGLIKGMCSVNALVTFKEYLDDFASPKIKQEGHKLIERETAKLDEKSRAQVSKLFAAVDSGLRDEYV, encoded by the coding sequence ATGAAATATATCGACGAAAACAAGATACAGGACCTGCTCAACAGCGCGGGCAAAGCCGGCGGGGACAAGATCGACGCGATATTGGATAAGTCGCGCTCGCTCAAGCGCCTCGCGCTCGAAGAGACGGCCGCGCTTTTGGCGGTCGAAGACCCGCGACTGGTAAAAAAGATATTCGAGGCCGCGGCATACGTCAAGAACGCCATCTACGGCAACCGCGTTGTCCTTTTCGCGCCGTTATATATTTCGAATTTCTGCGCGAACAAGTGCGTTTATTGCGCGTTCCAGTCCGGCAATTCCGAATTGAAAAGGAAATACCTTGATGCCGCCGAGATCCGCGAGCAGGTAGAGTGGCTGCTCAAGAGGGGGCACAAGCGCATCCTCGTCGTCGCCGGCGAATCCGGCGTCCCCGGCAAGTCAGCCATTGAATATTATACAGAGGCGGTCGAGGCCGCGTATTCGGCGCGCGTCGGCCCGCATTATATAAAGAGGGTGAATATAAACTGCGCGCCGCTCTCGGTCGAGGATTTCAAAAAACTCAAGGCCGCGAGCATCGGCACATTCCAGTTGTTCCAGGAGACATACCACGACGAGACCTACAGGAAATGCCACCTTAAAGGGCCGAAGAGCGACCCGGACAACCGGCTCGACGCCATCGACCGCGCTTTCGCTGCCGGGATCGACGACGTCGGCATAGGGCCGCTTTACGGGCTCTACGATTACAGGTTCGAGACGCTGGCGATGATGATGCACATCGAGCATCTCGAGAAAAAATTCAACGTCGGCCCGCACACGATATCGGTGCCGCGCATCGAGCCGGCGGTCGGTTCGGAGTTCTCGCTCCACCCGCCTTACCAGGTCTCTGATGATGATTTCAAAAAACTCGTCGCGGTGATACGCCTTTCTGTGCCGTATACGGGAATGATCCTTACGACCAGGGAGACGGCGCAGATGAGGGATGAGGTCATAAGCCTGGGCATTTCGCAGATAAGCGCCGAGTCGAAGACCTCGCCGGGCGGATATTCCGACAGCGAGAAGTGGGACGGCCAGTTCACCACGAGCGACAAACGCAGCCTTGAAGAGCTCGTAGGCATGCTCATCGGGAAAAATTACATCCCGAGTTTCTGCGCCGCCTGCTACCGCAGGGAGAGGACAGGGGAGAAGTTCATGGGCCTGGCGAAGCCCGGCCTCATCAAGGGCATGTGCAGCGTCAACGCTCTCGTCACATTCAAAGAATACCTAGACGACTTCGCCTCGCCCAAAATAAAACAGGAAGGCCATAAACTTATCGAGCGCGAAACCGCGAAACTCGACGAGAAATCCCGCGCCCAGGTCTCGAAACTCTTCGCCGCCGTCGACTCCGGCCTCCGCGACGAATATGTATGA
- the hydF gene encoding [FeFe] hydrogenase H-cluster maturation GTPase HydF has product MIKTPKSLRLQIGLFGRTNVGKSSFLNFVAGQDVAITSPVAGTTTDVVEKSMELLPVGPVVFLDTAGLDDISKLSDLRLKKTEKIFDRADIITLITEAGAWTGYEEKTVEEARKREIPLIIVINKADLKKPSDDFLAKMSAVTPRVMACSSLGYNETILDAGNTRDASVEKYKRFLLEICPDDFLKPPLLTGDLMPKGGIAVLIMPIDKEAPKGRLILPQVQTIRDVLDNDGISVVVKETEYLASLKNLKAPPDIVVCDSQVVLRMVKETPPQVKCTTFSIIFIRYKGDLVEMAKGAAAIERLKPGDKVLIAEACSHHAIEDDIGRVKIPRWLNKFAGGEILFKVCSGRDYPDDLKEYKLIIHCGSCMITRREMLTRIEKAKEAGVPITNYGLAISLSQGVLERVLSPFPASLEAFINERERSVKGASQ; this is encoded by the coding sequence ATGATAAAGACCCCGAAATCATTACGTTTGCAGATAGGCCTGTTCGGCAGGACAAACGTGGGCAAATCCAGCTTCCTTAATTTCGTGGCCGGGCAGGACGTGGCCATAACGTCGCCGGTCGCCGGCACCACCACGGATGTCGTCGAGAAATCGATGGAGCTCCTCCCTGTGGGGCCAGTCGTATTCCTCGATACCGCCGGGCTCGATGATATATCTAAGCTTTCCGACCTGCGCCTTAAGAAGACGGAAAAAATATTCGACAGGGCAGATATCATAACTCTTATAACCGAGGCCGGCGCCTGGACCGGATACGAGGAGAAGACCGTTGAAGAGGCGCGCAAGAGGGAGATCCCGCTGATAATAGTGATAAACAAGGCGGACCTGAAGAAGCCGTCGGACGACTTCCTGGCGAAGATGTCCGCGGTGACGCCGCGCGTAATGGCGTGCTCATCCCTCGGCTACAACGAGACGATACTGGACGCCGGGAATACGCGCGACGCGAGCGTCGAAAAATACAAAAGATTTCTCCTCGAAATATGCCCCGATGATTTCCTGAAACCGCCGCTTTTGACCGGGGACCTCATGCCGAAAGGCGGCATCGCGGTATTGATAATGCCGATAGACAAGGAAGCGCCGAAGGGCCGGCTCATACTTCCGCAGGTCCAGACGATACGCGATGTCCTCGATAACGACGGCATCTCGGTAGTGGTGAAGGAGACCGAATACCTCGCGTCGCTCAAGAATCTCAAGGCCCCGCCGGATATCGTCGTCTGCGACTCACAGGTGGTCTTAAGGATGGTGAAAGAGACCCCTCCGCAGGTTAAATGCACTACGTTCTCGATAATATTCATAAGATATAAGGGCGACCTCGTCGAGATGGCAAAGGGCGCCGCGGCAATAGAGCGGCTCAAGCCGGGCGACAAGGTGCTCATCGCCGAGGCGTGCAGCCACCACGCGATAGAGGACGATATCGGCCGAGTAAAGATACCGCGCTGGCTGAATAAATTCGCAGGCGGCGAAATTTTATTCAAGGTCTGCTCGGGGCGCGATTATCCCGACGACCTCAAAGAATATAAACTGATAATACATTGCGGGTCGTGCATGATAACGCGCCGCGAGATGCTCACGAGGATAGAGAAGGCGAAGGAGGCTGGCGTGCCGATAACCAATTACGGCCTCGCGATATCGCTTTCACAGGGAGTGCTGGAAAGGGTCTTGTCTCCTTTCCCCGCGTCCCTGGAGGCATTCATAAATGAAAGGGAAAGATCGGTCAAGGGGGCCAGCCAATGA
- a CDS encoding TM1266 family iron-only hydrogenase system putative regulator has protein sequence MNKRLGFMGIIVTDRNRQAGEVNKILSEFGNIIQGRMGIPYKERNCSIITLIVDATTDDVGALTGRLGLIPGVSVKSALSKGNK, from the coding sequence ATGAACAAGAGACTGGGATTTATGGGGATAATAGTGACGGACAGGAACAGGCAGGCGGGCGAGGTCAACAAGATCCTGTCCGAGTTCGGGAATATCATCCAGGGGAGAATGGGCATTCCATACAAAGAGAGGAATTGTTCGATAATAACGCTCATAGTCGACGCGACGACCGACGATGTCGGCGCGCTGACCGGAAGGCTCGGGCTGATACCCGGCGTTTCGGTAAAATCCGCGCTCAGTAAAGGAAATAAATGA
- a CDS encoding NADH-dependent [FeFe] hydrogenase, group A6, whose product MAKSIQAKINDIFIKVPEGTTILEAAKSVQIKIPTLCKHPDLPPSASCGICVVKAKGSNKMLRACCTPLEEGMEITTHDPEIVAIRRSVLELILSNHPNDCLICGRNNNCELQKIVADFGISEEYFPKIRRDLPRDESTKAVVLEPEKCILCGRCIYVCQEMQDVWALSFLQRGIKTRFSPAGDITLAESPCIKCGQCSAHCPTGAIVEYFDVPKVWKALENADKYCVVQIAPAVRASIGEAFGFAGKNFAGKLYALLRRLGFKAVFDTSFAADVTIMEEASEFEQRFVKGTKPLPLITTCCPSWVDFMEKFHTDMIEHFSSCKSPHEILGVLSKTYYAQKNNIDPSKIVMVSIMPCTAKKYEITRSDEMSASGYQDIDIVLTTRELSLMIKQAGIDFMNLPDEESDTILGEYAGAGVIFGSTGGVMEAALRTANYFITGEELKKVDLDVVRGLKRVKEGEIEVGGKKVRVAVAHGMANVEYVLNKVREAKKAGKELPYHFIEVMACPGGCVGGGGQPYMVTDEVRAFRAAALYEDDKTKAVRCSHQNPYVKRLYKEFLEKPLSEKSEKLLHTTYKGRPIYKR is encoded by the coding sequence ATGGCAAAATCCATACAGGCGAAGATAAATGATATATTCATCAAGGTCCCCGAGGGGACGACGATCCTCGAGGCGGCCAAGAGCGTCCAGATAAAGATACCGACGCTCTGCAAGCACCCGGACCTGCCGCCGTCAGCTTCGTGCGGCATCTGCGTGGTCAAGGCGAAGGGCTCGAACAAGATGCTCAGGGCCTGCTGCACCCCGCTGGAAGAGGGGATGGAGATAACGACCCACGATCCCGAGATAGTCGCGATAAGGCGCAGCGTCCTCGAACTGATACTCTCGAACCACCCCAACGACTGCCTTATCTGCGGACGCAACAATAACTGCGAACTCCAGAAGATAGTCGCGGACTTCGGCATCTCCGAGGAATATTTCCCGAAGATAAGGCGCGACCTGCCGAGGGATGAGTCGACCAAGGCCGTTGTCCTCGAGCCGGAAAAATGTATTTTGTGCGGCAGGTGCATCTACGTTTGCCAGGAGATGCAGGATGTATGGGCGCTCTCGTTCCTCCAACGCGGCATAAAGACGAGGTTCTCCCCGGCCGGCGATATAACGTTGGCCGAGTCGCCGTGCATAAAATGCGGCCAGTGCTCGGCGCATTGCCCGACCGGCGCTATCGTCGAATACTTCGACGTGCCGAAGGTCTGGAAGGCGCTCGAGAATGCCGACAAATATTGCGTTGTCCAGATAGCGCCCGCGGTGAGGGCCTCCATAGGCGAGGCGTTCGGGTTCGCGGGAAAGAATTTCGCAGGGAAATTATACGCCCTGTTAAGGAGATTAGGTTTCAAGGCGGTATTCGATACGAGTTTCGCGGCCGATGTCACCATAATGGAAGAGGCGAGCGAGTTCGAGCAGAGGTTCGTCAAGGGCACGAAGCCGCTTCCTTTGATCACGACCTGCTGCCCGTCGTGGGTGGATTTCATGGAGAAGTTCCACACGGATATGATAGAGCATTTCTCGTCCTGCAAATCGCCGCACGAGATATTGGGCGTCCTTTCGAAGACATATTACGCGCAGAAGAACAACATCGACCCGTCGAAGATAGTGATGGTATCGATAATGCCCTGCACCGCGAAGAAATACGAGATAACCAGGAGCGATGAGATGTCCGCCTCGGGTTACCAGGATATAGATATCGTCCTGACGACGAGGGAACTCTCCCTGATGATAAAGCAGGCGGGCATAGATTTCATGAACCTCCCTGACGAAGAGTCGGACACGATACTCGGCGAATACGCGGGCGCCGGAGTCATCTTCGGCTCGACCGGCGGTGTAATGGAAGCCGCGTTAAGGACCGCGAATTATTTCATAACCGGCGAAGAATTAAAGAAAGTCGACCTCGATGTCGTCCGCGGCCTGAAGAGGGTCAAAGAGGGCGAGATCGAAGTCGGCGGCAAGAAAGTCCGCGTCGCTGTCGCGCACGGGATGGCGAACGTCGAATACGTCTTGAATAAAGTAAGAGAGGCGAAGAAGGCGGGCAAGGAACTGCCGTACCATTTCATCGAGGTAATGGCATGCCCGGGCGGATGCGTCGGCGGCGGCGGCCAGCCCTACATGGTCACAGACGAAGTCAGGGCGTTCAGGGCCGCGGCTCTATATGAAGACGACAAGACCAAAGCGGTCCGGTGCTCGCACCAGAACCCGTATGTAAAGAGATTATACAAGGAATTCCTGGAGAAGCCCTTGAGCGAGAAATCCGAGAAACTTCTCCACACGACATATAAAGGAAGGCCTATCTACAAGAGGTAG
- a CDS encoding NADH-ubiquinone oxidoreductase-F iron-sulfur binding region domain-containing protein, with protein sequence MDKKIVYIKDTGISLPERTKDVYAAFLNGLRDRGMQDSVMAVRVADIGAYNQGIVIKVLPDTTYYNVKDGDINRIIDSIKEGKIAQDLATRKEAKQLRIVLRNCGVVDPDNIDDYLARDGYQALKKVLFDLKTPEKVIDEIKKSGLRGRGGAGYPTWMKWNFAKQMVSDQKYVICNGDEGDPGAYMDRSVLEGDPYSVVEGMMIAGFSVGATMGYFYIRAEYPLAVDRVQNAIDRCYERGLLGKNILGGNFNFDLEIRLGAGAFVCGEETALIASIEGRRGTPHPRPPYPSVKGLWEKPTVINNVETLANVPYIILKGGDVFARVGTATSKGTKVFALTGKIKNSGLVEVPMGTTIREIVFDVGGGIFNNKAIKAIQTGGPSGGVIPKDFLDTPVDYENLQKLGSIMGSGGMIVMDEDDCMVDIARFYQRFCFEESCGKCSPCRIGTAQMLNTLSKIAEGMGELSDLDNLRRISQAMQKAALCGLGQTAPNPVVSTLRYYQDEYEVHIINKKCPSKKCRNLLSYKIIPEKCKRCSVCMMNCEAKAITGNKDDGYVINMDKCVRCGKCFEVCKFKAVSKE encoded by the coding sequence ATGGATAAGAAGATAGTATATATAAAGGATACGGGGATATCGCTGCCGGAGAGGACAAAGGACGTCTACGCGGCATTCCTTAACGGCCTCCGCGACCGCGGCATGCAGGATTCGGTAATGGCCGTCCGCGTCGCCGACATCGGCGCCTATAACCAGGGTATTGTGATAAAGGTCCTTCCGGACACGACTTATTATAACGTCAAAGACGGGGACATTAACCGCATCATAGATTCCATAAAAGAGGGCAAGATAGCCCAGGACCTCGCCACGCGCAAAGAGGCCAAGCAATTAAGGATAGTCCTCAGGAACTGCGGCGTTGTCGACCCGGATAATATCGACGATTATCTCGCGAGGGACGGTTACCAGGCGCTAAAGAAAGTCCTCTTCGACCTGAAGACCCCGGAAAAAGTGATAGACGAGATAAAGAAGAGCGGCCTGCGCGGAAGGGGCGGCGCCGGATACCCGACCTGGATGAAGTGGAATTTCGCGAAACAGATGGTCTCAGACCAGAAATACGTCATCTGCAACGGCGACGAGGGCGACCCGGGCGCTTACATGGACAGGAGCGTGCTCGAGGGCGACCCGTACTCGGTCGTCGAGGGTATGATGATAGCTGGTTTTTCCGTCGGGGCCACAATGGGATATTTTTACATAAGGGCCGAATACCCGCTCGCCGTCGACAGGGTCCAGAACGCCATCGACCGCTGTTACGAGCGCGGCCTTCTGGGCAAAAATATATTGGGAGGCAATTTTAACTTCGACCTCGAGATAAGGCTCGGCGCAGGCGCTTTCGTATGCGGCGAGGAGACGGCGCTCATAGCGTCTATCGAGGGGAGGAGAGGAACGCCGCATCCGCGTCCTCCTTATCCTTCGGTAAAGGGGCTCTGGGAGAAGCCGACGGTAATAAATAACGTCGAGACCCTCGCCAACGTCCCTTATATCATATTAAAAGGCGGCGATGTCTTCGCCCGCGTCGGCACGGCGACATCGAAAGGCACAAAAGTTTTCGCGCTCACAGGCAAGATAAAGAATTCCGGGCTCGTCGAGGTCCCGATGGGCACCACTATCCGGGAGATAGTCTTTGATGTTGGCGGCGGCATATTCAATAACAAGGCGATCAAGGCGATACAGACAGGCGGCCCGTCAGGCGGAGTCATACCAAAGGATTTCCTCGATACGCCGGTAGATTACGAGAACCTCCAGAAGCTCGGCTCGATAATGGGCTCGGGCGGCATGATAGTCATGGACGAAGACGACTGTATGGTAGATATCGCGAGGTTCTACCAGAGGTTCTGCTTTGAAGAGTCGTGCGGAAAATGTTCGCCGTGCAGGATCGGCACCGCCCAGATGCTTAACACTTTGAGCAAGATCGCGGAGGGGATGGGGGAGCTGAGCGACCTCGATAATTTACGGAGGATCTCGCAGGCGATGCAGAAAGCCGCGCTCTGCGGCCTCGGCCAGACCGCGCCGAACCCGGTCGTATCGACGCTCAGGTATTACCAGGACGAATACGAAGTCCATATAATTAATAAGAAATGCCCGTCGAAGAAATGCCGCAACCTTTTGAGCTATAAGATAATCCCGGAGAAATGCAAGAGGTGCTCGGTCTGCATGATGAACTGCGAGGCGAAGGCGATAACCGGGAACAAAGACGACGGCTACGTCATTAACATGGACAAATGCGTCCGCTGCGGCAAATGTTTCGAGGTCTGCAAGTTCAAGGCGGTATCAAAGGAATAA